One Streptomyces drozdowiczii DNA segment encodes these proteins:
- a CDS encoding DsbA family protein, with amino-acid sequence MSENSTATGRTPVDFWFDPLCPWAWMTSRWMLEVEKVRDVEVRWHVMSLAVLNENRLDELPAEYRDMLENKAWGPVRVVVAAQQLHGDEVVGPLYTALGTRFHNRGEGPTREAVENALKDVGLPVELADHADSDTYDTELRASHKEGIEKVGQEVGTPVIAVPGADGEQIAFFGPVVTPAPKGEEAAKLWDGTLMVASIPGFYEIKRTRTQGPIFD; translated from the coding sequence ATGTCTGAGAACAGCACGGCAACCGGCAGGACCCCCGTCGACTTCTGGTTCGACCCGCTCTGCCCCTGGGCCTGGATGACCTCCCGCTGGATGCTGGAGGTGGAGAAGGTCCGCGACGTCGAGGTCCGCTGGCACGTCATGAGCCTGGCCGTGCTCAACGAGAACCGGCTCGACGAGCTGCCCGCCGAGTACCGCGACATGCTGGAGAACAAGGCGTGGGGCCCGGTCCGCGTCGTGGTCGCCGCCCAGCAGCTGCACGGCGACGAGGTCGTCGGCCCCCTCTACACCGCGCTCGGCACCCGCTTCCACAACCGCGGCGAGGGCCCGACCCGCGAGGCCGTCGAGAACGCCCTCAAGGACGTCGGCCTCCCCGTCGAGCTCGCCGATCACGCGGACTCCGACACCTACGACACCGAGCTGCGCGCCTCCCACAAGGAGGGCATCGAGAAGGTGGGCCAGGAGGTCGGGACGCCGGTAATAGCCGTCCCCGGCGCCGACGGCGAGCAGATCGCCTTCTTCGGCCCGGTCGTCACCCCGGCCCCCAAGGGCGAGGAGGCCGCGAAGCTCTGGGACGGCACCCTGATGGTCGCCTCGATCCCCGGCTTCTACGAGATCAAGCGCACCCGCACGCAGGGCCCGATCTTCGACTGA
- a CDS encoding DUF4232 domain-containing protein → MRPATALALCAALASTALLSGCGKETAAGASASPGATCASLAPLPDPAGRTWDNVKVVSGKCGPSGAPSTGYEVTNTDQEPLTFTLTFALVNGFGEAMDTITRTVEAVKPGQTVRRPLDTEDGPGSARAYRARITKVRAVPADGAPTGDGACPPSGVRITNDRGDAAMGLRVVGIHLANCGTADYELNGYPALRLLGEDREPVTGVKVLHGTTAISTGIGGDAAPRPVTLRPGESASATLAWRNTTTDGDPVDAPYVEVTAKPGAGPVTVTPELDLGTTGRLGVGPWTKTPAGAGASQE, encoded by the coding sequence ATGCGCCCCGCCACCGCCCTCGCCCTGTGTGCCGCCCTCGCGAGCACCGCGCTGCTCAGCGGATGCGGGAAGGAGACCGCCGCCGGGGCCTCCGCCTCGCCCGGGGCGACCTGCGCCTCCCTCGCGCCGCTCCCCGACCCCGCCGGACGGACCTGGGACAACGTCAAGGTGGTCAGCGGCAAGTGCGGCCCCTCCGGCGCCCCGTCCACCGGGTACGAGGTCACCAACACCGACCAGGAACCGCTCACCTTCACCCTCACGTTCGCCCTGGTCAACGGGTTCGGCGAGGCCATGGACACCATCACGCGCACCGTCGAGGCGGTGAAGCCCGGCCAGACCGTGCGGCGGCCCCTGGACACCGAGGACGGACCGGGCTCGGCCCGCGCGTACCGGGCCCGGATCACGAAGGTGCGGGCCGTCCCGGCCGACGGGGCCCCGACCGGGGACGGCGCCTGCCCGCCCTCCGGGGTCCGCATCACCAACGACCGGGGCGACGCCGCGATGGGGCTGCGCGTCGTGGGCATCCACCTCGCCAACTGCGGGACCGCCGACTACGAGCTGAACGGCTACCCGGCGCTCCGGCTGCTCGGCGAGGACCGCGAGCCGGTGACCGGGGTCAAGGTCCTGCACGGCACCACCGCGATCTCCACCGGCATCGGCGGCGACGCCGCACCCCGCCCCGTCACACTGCGCCCCGGCGAGAGCGCGTCCGCCACCCTCGCCTGGCGCAACACCACCACGGACGGCGACCCGGTCGACGCCCCCTACGTCGAGGTCACCGCGAAGCCCGGCGCCGGGCCCGTGACGGTCACCCCGGAGCTGGACCTCGGCACCACGGGCCGGCTGGGCGTCGGCCCGTGGACGAAGACCCCGGCGGGCGCGGGCGCCTCTCAGGAGTAG
- a CDS encoding aldo/keto reductase has product MRYRELGRSGLSVSEIGYGAWGIGESSWVGATRDESLRALHRAVDLGVNLIDTARGYGESERIVGQLVRERAGDEVLVATKVPPRNGVWPAADGLDPAETFPGEHIRTSLETSLAASGLDHFDVLQFHVWNDEWLGRGDWLETVAALKQEGKIRLFGVSVNDHAPESAVALVRSGLVDSVQVIYNVFDQAPADELFPACAEHGVGVIVRVALDEGGLTGRITADTTFPEGDFRNRYFKGDRPAQVERRVAAIVADLGIEPDAIAEHALRFVLSHPAVSTVIPGMRSVRNVERNTALSDGQPLTAEQLAVLAKHSWPRNFYS; this is encoded by the coding sequence GTGCGCTACCGCGAGCTGGGACGCAGCGGACTTTCGGTGTCCGAGATCGGCTACGGGGCCTGGGGCATCGGGGAGTCGAGCTGGGTGGGGGCGACGCGGGACGAGTCGCTGCGCGCCCTGCACCGGGCCGTCGACCTCGGGGTGAACCTCATCGACACCGCGCGCGGCTACGGCGAGAGCGAGCGCATCGTCGGGCAGCTGGTCCGCGAACGGGCCGGTGACGAGGTGCTGGTGGCGACCAAGGTGCCGCCGAGGAACGGGGTGTGGCCGGCGGCGGACGGGCTGGACCCGGCGGAGACGTTCCCCGGGGAGCACATCCGTACCAGCCTGGAGACCAGCCTCGCCGCCTCCGGGCTCGACCACTTCGACGTGCTCCAGTTCCACGTCTGGAACGACGAGTGGCTGGGGCGCGGGGACTGGCTGGAGACCGTCGCGGCGCTGAAGCAGGAGGGCAAGATCCGCCTGTTCGGGGTCTCCGTCAACGACCACGCGCCGGAGAGCGCGGTCGCGCTCGTGCGCAGCGGTCTCGTGGACAGCGTGCAGGTCATCTACAACGTGTTCGACCAGGCCCCCGCCGACGAGCTGTTCCCGGCCTGCGCGGAGCACGGGGTCGGCGTGATCGTCCGGGTCGCGCTGGACGAGGGCGGTCTCACCGGCCGGATCACCGCGGACACGACGTTCCCCGAGGGCGACTTCCGCAACCGCTACTTCAAGGGCGACCGCCCCGCCCAGGTCGAGCGGCGCGTCGCGGCGATCGTGGCGGACCTCGGCATCGAGCCGGACGCCATCGCGGAGCACGCGCTGCGGTTCGTCCTGAGCCACCCGGCGGTCTCCACGGTGATCCCGGGGATGCGCAGCGTCCGGAACGTGGAGCGCAACACCGCGCTCAGCGACGGACAGCCGCTCACCGCCGAGCAGTTGGCGGTCCTGGCCAAGCACAGCTGGCCGCGCAACTTCTACTCCTGA
- a CDS encoding MOSC domain-containing protein yields the protein MTITVHELVYYPVKGCAGTRVDSARVTLTGLEHDRTFMVVDAADGAFRSQRTHPAMAAIGVRVLDAGAALDLSAEAVGALRLEVAPDGPRREVSMFGRDLGEAVDQGDEAARWFSDALGAACRLVRVVPGFDRDGWGETPGKVNFGDAHAVLVTSTASLAGLNARIAARGDAAPVPMDRFRANIVLTGDDEPHFEDRVARMTAGTAELAHSVKAIRCNVPLIDQRTGRRAGPEPVRTLATYRREPEFGNKLSFGAKNAVVREGVVRVGDPVSVHSPVGG from the coding sequence ATGACGATCACCGTCCACGAGCTGGTGTACTACCCGGTCAAGGGCTGCGCCGGGACCCGGGTCGACTCCGCGCGGGTCACCCTCACCGGCCTGGAGCACGACCGGACGTTCATGGTGGTCGACGCGGCCGACGGCGCGTTCCGCAGCCAGCGCACCCACCCCGCGATGGCGGCGATCGGGGTCCGGGTCCTCGACGCCGGGGCGGCCCTCGACCTGTCCGCCGAGGCCGTCGGGGCCCTGCGCCTGGAGGTGGCGCCGGACGGGCCGCGCCGCGAGGTCAGCATGTTCGGCCGGGACCTCGGCGAAGCCGTCGACCAGGGCGACGAGGCCGCGCGGTGGTTCTCCGACGCGCTCGGGGCCGCGTGCCGGCTGGTCCGGGTGGTCCCCGGCTTCGACCGCGACGGCTGGGGCGAGACCCCCGGCAAGGTCAACTTCGGGGACGCACACGCGGTCCTGGTCACCTCGACCGCCTCGCTGGCCGGTCTGAACGCCCGCATCGCGGCCCGGGGCGACGCCGCGCCCGTGCCCATGGACCGCTTCCGGGCCAACATCGTGCTGACCGGCGACGACGAGCCGCACTTCGAGGACCGGGTGGCGCGGATGACCGCGGGCACCGCCGAACTCGCCCACTCGGTCAAGGCGATCCGGTGCAACGTCCCGCTCATCGACCAGCGGACCGGGCGCCGCGCGGGCCCGGAGCCGGTGCGCACCCTGGCCACGTACCGCAGGGAGCCGGAGTTCGGCAACAAGCTCAGCTTCGGCGCGAAGAACGCGGTGGTCCGCGAGGGCGTGGTGCGGGTCGGCGACCCGGTCTCCGTGCACAGCCCGGTGGGCGGCTGA
- a CDS encoding superoxide dismutase: MATYTLPELPYDYAALEPVINPQIIELHHDKHHAAYVKGANDTLEQLEEARDKEAWGAINGLQKNLAFHLSGHILHSIYWHNMTGDGGGEPLAADGVGDLADAITESFGSFAGFKSQLTKAAATTQGSGWGVLAYEPVSGKLIVEQVYDHQGNVGQGSTPILVFDAWEHAFYLQYKNQKVDFIEAMWAVVNWQDVAKRYAAAKERADVLLLAP, from the coding sequence ATGGCCACGTACACGCTCCCGGAACTCCCGTACGACTACGCCGCGCTCGAACCGGTCATCAATCCGCAGATCATCGAGCTCCACCACGACAAGCACCACGCCGCGTACGTGAAGGGCGCCAACGACACCCTGGAGCAGCTGGAGGAGGCGCGGGACAAGGAGGCGTGGGGAGCGATCAACGGCCTCCAGAAGAACCTCGCCTTCCACCTCTCCGGCCACATCCTGCACTCGATCTACTGGCACAACATGACCGGTGACGGCGGCGGCGAGCCGCTGGCCGCGGACGGTGTCGGCGACCTCGCGGACGCGATCACCGAGTCGTTCGGCTCCTTCGCGGGCTTCAAGTCCCAGCTGACGAAGGCCGCGGCCACCACGCAGGGCTCCGGCTGGGGCGTCCTCGCGTACGAGCCGGTCAGCGGCAAGCTGATCGTGGAGCAGGTCTACGACCACCAGGGCAACGTGGGCCAGGGCTCCACCCCGATCCTGGTCTTCGACGCCTGGGAGCACGCCTTCTACCTCCAGTACAAGAACCAGAAGGTCGACTTCATCGAGGCGATGTGGGCCGTCGTCAACTGGCAGGACGTGGCCAAGCGCTACGCCGCCGCCAAGGAGCGCGCGGACGTGCTGCTGCTCGCCCCCTGA
- a CDS encoding amino acid permease has protein sequence MSRTSAPSPTGSPATAPDTGPEPSLSHGLKQRHLSMIALGGVIGAGLFVGSGAGIAAAGPSIVIAYAVSGLLVMLVMRMLGEMSAAHPASGSFSVHAERAIGPWAGFTAGWAFWVLLCTAVGLEGIGAAKIVTGWLPGTPEWAWVALFMVVFLGTNLASVTKFGEFEFWFAALKVTAITLFLVLGVLAVLGVLPGTDAPGTANLSGEGGFLPNGPDGLVIGLLASVFAYGGLETVTIAAAESEDPVRGVAKAVRTAMWRIALFYVGSMAVVVTLVPWDDPKVVEVGPFYAALDHLGIGQAAQIMNVVILVALLSAMNANIYGASRMACSLVARGQGPKRLGRVSGGVPRTAVLVSSVFGFLCVLLSYWRPDDVFPWLLNMTGAVILVVWIFIAVSQLILRARLEREAPEKLVVRMWLFPGLTVVALLAMAGIFVLMLRQPSTRDQLLASGALTVALAAIGAVRRRRRAGV, from the coding sequence ATGTCCCGGACCTCCGCGCCCTCCCCCACCGGCTCCCCGGCCACCGCGCCGGACACCGGCCCCGAACCGTCCCTGTCGCACGGCCTGAAGCAGCGCCATCTCTCGATGATCGCCCTGGGCGGTGTCATCGGCGCCGGGCTCTTCGTCGGCTCCGGCGCGGGCATCGCCGCCGCGGGCCCCTCGATCGTCATCGCGTACGCCGTCTCGGGGCTGCTGGTGATGCTCGTGATGCGGATGCTCGGCGAGATGTCGGCGGCCCATCCGGCGTCCGGCTCGTTCTCGGTGCACGCCGAGCGGGCGATCGGGCCATGGGCCGGTTTCACGGCGGGCTGGGCGTTCTGGGTGCTGCTCTGCACGGCCGTGGGCCTGGAGGGGATCGGCGCGGCCAAGATCGTGACCGGCTGGCTGCCCGGGACCCCGGAGTGGGCCTGGGTGGCGCTGTTCATGGTGGTGTTCCTGGGCACGAACCTGGCCTCCGTGACGAAGTTCGGCGAGTTCGAGTTCTGGTTCGCCGCGCTCAAGGTCACCGCGATCACGCTGTTCCTGGTGCTCGGCGTGCTGGCGGTCCTGGGCGTGCTGCCGGGTACGGACGCGCCGGGCACCGCCAACCTCAGCGGCGAGGGCGGCTTCCTGCCGAACGGCCCGGACGGCCTGGTCATCGGGCTGCTCGCCTCCGTCTTCGCGTACGGCGGTCTGGAGACGGTCACCATCGCCGCCGCGGAGTCCGAGGACCCGGTGCGCGGGGTCGCGAAGGCCGTGCGGACGGCGATGTGGCGGATCGCGCTGTTCTACGTGGGCTCGATGGCGGTCGTCGTCACGCTGGTGCCCTGGGACGACCCGAAGGTGGTGGAGGTGGGGCCGTTCTACGCGGCGCTCGACCACCTCGGCATCGGGCAGGCGGCGCAGATCATGAACGTCGTCATCCTGGTCGCCCTGCTCTCCGCGATGAACGCCAACATCTACGGCGCCTCGCGCATGGCCTGCTCGCTGGTGGCGCGCGGCCAGGGCCCGAAGCGGCTGGGCCGGGTCTCCGGCGGGGTGCCGCGCACCGCGGTCCTGGTCTCGTCCGTCTTCGGCTTCCTGTGCGTGCTGCTGAGCTACTGGCGGCCGGACGACGTCTTCCCCTGGCTGCTGAACATGACCGGTGCGGTGATCCTGGTCGTCTGGATCTTCATCGCCGTCTCCCAGCTGATCCTGCGCGCACGCCTGGAGCGCGAGGCGCCCGAGAAGCTGGTGGTGCGGATGTGGCTGTTCCCGGGGCTGACGGTGGTGGCGCTGCTCGCCATGGCCGGCATCTTCGTGCTGATGCTCCGCCAGCCCTCGACCCGCGACCAGCTGCTGGCGTCGGGTGCGCTGACGGTGGCCCTGGCGGCGATCGGGGCCGTACGCCGGCGCCGGCGCGCCGGAGTCTGA
- a CDS encoding biotin transporter BioY: MSTAAAPARTGAVLADLLPAARHRYAVDTALVLGGAALTGIAAQIAVPVPGSPVPVTGQTFAALLVGTALGARRGFLSLAVYALVGMAGMPWFSAGSSGAGGASFGYVLGMLLAATVVGGLARRGGDRSVLRTAGTMVLGSAIIYAVGVPYLALSTGMSASAAIAAGLTPFLLGDALKAALAMGALPASWKLLGRRG; the protein is encoded by the coding sequence ATGAGCACTGCTGCCGCCCCCGCCCGCACCGGAGCGGTCCTCGCCGACCTGCTCCCCGCCGCCCGGCACCGCTACGCCGTGGACACCGCCCTCGTCCTCGGCGGCGCCGCGCTCACCGGCATAGCCGCCCAGATCGCCGTGCCGGTCCCGGGCTCCCCGGTCCCCGTCACCGGCCAGACCTTCGCGGCCCTCCTCGTCGGCACCGCGCTCGGCGCCCGCCGCGGCTTCCTCTCCCTCGCCGTGTACGCCCTCGTCGGCATGGCGGGCATGCCGTGGTTCTCGGCCGGCAGCTCCGGCGCGGGCGGCGCCTCCTTCGGCTACGTCCTCGGCATGCTGCTCGCCGCCACCGTCGTCGGCGGCCTCGCCCGGCGCGGCGGCGACCGCTCGGTGCTGCGCACGGCCGGGACGATGGTCCTCGGATCGGCGATCATCTACGCGGTCGGCGTGCCGTACCTGGCCCTGTCCACCGGCATGTCGGCGAGCGCGGCCATCGCCGCGGGCCTGACGCCGTTCCTGCTCGGCGACGCGCTGAAGGCGGCGCTGGCCATGGGCGCGCTGCCCGCCTCCTGGAAGCTCCTGGGCCGCCGGGGCTGA
- a CDS encoding ribose-5-phosphate isomerase — protein sequence MRVYLGSDHAGYELKNHLVEWLKAQGHEAVDCGPHIYDAQDDYPPFCLRAAEKTAADPDSLGIVIGGSGNGEQIAANKVKGVRAALAWSEQTAALGREHNDANVISIGGRMHTVEESTKFVEIFLSTPYSGEERHTRRIDMLTAYENTGELPPIPAHHPQQG from the coding sequence ATGCGCGTGTACCTCGGATCCGACCATGCCGGTTACGAACTCAAGAACCACCTCGTCGAGTGGCTCAAGGCCCAGGGCCACGAGGCCGTCGACTGCGGTCCCCACATCTACGACGCCCAGGACGACTACCCGCCGTTCTGCCTCCGCGCCGCCGAGAAGACGGCCGCCGACCCGGACAGCCTCGGCATCGTGATCGGCGGCTCCGGCAACGGCGAGCAGATCGCCGCCAACAAGGTGAAGGGCGTCCGCGCCGCACTGGCCTGGAGCGAGCAGACCGCCGCGCTCGGCCGCGAGCACAACGACGCCAACGTGATCTCCATCGGCGGCCGGATGCACACGGTCGAGGAGTCCACCAAGTTCGTGGAGATCTTCCTCTCCACCCCGTACTCCGGCGAGGAGCGGCACACCCGCCGCATCGACATGCTCACGGCGTACGAGAACACCGGCGAGCTCCCCCCGATCCCGGCCCACCACCCGCAGCAGGGCTGA
- a CDS encoding Fpg/Nei family DNA glycosylase, translating into MPEGHTIHRLADDHRERFAGRPVRVSSPQGKFSDSAALLDGHVLDTADAHGKHLFLGFGDTGWVHIHLGLFGKLGFGTVPAPPPTDTVRLRLVNDAHHADLRGPTTCALITDAEKRAIHDRLGPDPLRAGEDGERAWQRISRSRITVAALLMDQKVIAGVGNVYRAEVLFRHGIDPYRAGKDLTRREWDAIWADLRELMREGVRNNRIDTVRPDHLPEAMGRPPRVDDHGGEVYVYRRARQGCHICGTEIRTADLAARNLFWCPGCQSA; encoded by the coding sequence GTGCCCGAGGGACACACGATCCACCGCCTCGCCGACGACCACCGCGAGCGCTTCGCCGGCCGGCCGGTGCGGGTGAGCAGCCCGCAGGGCAAGTTCTCCGACAGCGCCGCCCTGCTCGACGGCCACGTCCTGGACACCGCCGACGCCCACGGCAAGCACCTCTTCCTCGGCTTCGGCGACACCGGCTGGGTCCACATCCACCTCGGCCTCTTCGGCAAGCTGGGCTTCGGTACGGTGCCGGCCCCGCCGCCCACCGACACCGTCCGGCTGCGCCTGGTCAACGACGCGCACCACGCGGACCTGCGCGGCCCGACCACCTGCGCCCTGATCACGGACGCCGAGAAGCGCGCGATACACGACCGCCTCGGCCCCGACCCGCTGCGCGCCGGCGAGGACGGCGAACGCGCCTGGCAGCGGATCTCCCGCAGCCGGATCACCGTCGCCGCCCTGCTGATGGACCAGAAGGTCATCGCGGGCGTCGGCAACGTCTACCGCGCCGAGGTGCTGTTCCGGCACGGCATCGACCCGTACCGGGCGGGCAAGGACCTCACCCGGCGCGAATGGGACGCGATCTGGGCGGACCTGCGGGAGCTGATGCGCGAGGGTGTACGGAACAACCGGATCGACACCGTCCGCCCCGACCACCTGCCCGAGGCGATGGGCCGCCCGCCCCGCGTCGACGACCACGGCGGCGAGGTCTACGTCTACCGGCGCGCCCGCCAGGGCTGCCACATCTGCGGCACCGAGATCCGCACCGCCGACCTGGCCGCCCGCAACCTCTTCTGGTGTCCCGGCTGCCAGTCCGCGTAA